In Flavobacterium praedii, the DNA window CAATCCTTCTTGTTGATATGCTAATTCTCCTTCAGCATTAAAAACACTAATTATATTTGAATGTGAAAAATCCATGGGGGAAACTTTTTTATAATTCACAGACAATACCGCTGCAAATTCTCTTGTATTTTCTTCTGTTGAACGAAGAAAAACCCATTGATTTCCATCCATTTTATTTTCAACAGAAAATGATTTTAGTCGTTCAGGGGTATCGACCTCGGGATCAATACTTACCAAAACAAGTTTTACATTATCTTTGATATTCGCGGGCAAACGGGATTCAATATTTCGCATATCAGCAACCAATCTGGGACAAGCTGATTTACATGAAGTATAAATCATAACCATCACTAACACTTTGCCTTTCAAATCTTTCATTTCAATTTGCATTCCATCTTGGTTGGTCCACTTTGAGGGCAAATTATAAATTGATAAATCCGTTATTTTATTTGAAATAATGGCATTGTTATCCGTAATATTTTTTTGATTTTTATTAGAATTACAACTTTGCAATCCTAATAGAATTATTCCTAATCCTAAAATTATTTTTTTCATTTTTTGATTTAAAAAATAGAATTTATTTTTGAATATTTTTTGCGCAACGAAAGCCTAAGTTTCTTGACGCATAATTTGCTTTTAAACTAGCTCGGAAACCATAACGCATAAAAGCAGCATAATTCATTAGATCTGATGCATTGATTGAACCACTTCCACAAAAAAGATTTCTATCTGTAGCTTTATCCTTTCTTGATTCTCCAGATAAAAAAATACTATTAAAATCTGAAGTCCATTCCCAAACTAATCCATGCATATCATAAACACCCCAATAGTTTTTAAATGTTTCTCCCACTGGATTTGCATACGTTTTAGGTTTCTCATACCATGACAGTATGTATTTATTAAATTCTTCTTTGCTTCTGGCATCAATACGTTTTTCATCTGCCATTGCTACATATTCCCATTCGTCCATAGTGGGTAATCTTTTTCCTTGACATTCACAATACTTCTTTGCCACAAACCAAGAAACATTTGTCACTGGAGCATTGGGCAGATTAGCAGTACCAAAATCATAATCACTTTTCCATTGTGATAAGTAGCTTTTTTCGGCAAAGAGTCCTTTTATATTTGAACGATTGTATTGTGAGTTTTTTTTTAAAAATCCCAAAAATTGACTATTAGTAACGGGATAAACATCAATAATAAAAGAGCTTACTTCTACTGGTTTTTTATCAATGGTACCATAAAGGGGAACATAAATCCCCTTTTTTATGGTAACCATAAGAGTATTTTGTGCCGATAGAATTGTTGACAATAGTAGTAAAAAAACAAGAACTACTTTTCTACATTGTAACATAGCTAAACTCATTTAAATTAAAATTTATTTTCTTTGTGCTTTAACCATTGCAAGAGTAATTATTGTTTTTTTATTTCCCCAACTAGCATATACATAAGTCAATACGTCTGCTATTTCTTGATCATTAAGAACTTGAGGAGGCATAGGAGTAGTATACTTTTTGCCGTTAACTGTGATCGGTGCATTAGACCCTTTAATAACTTGCTTAATAGCACGATTCACATCAGCATTTAAATAATCTGATTTTGCTAATGGTGGGAATGCTCCAGGAATTCCACTACCTGTAGCTTGATGACATGCTATACAAGTTTTGGCATAGACTGCTTTACCTTTATCTACATTTTGGCTGAATCCATGTATTGCAAATCCAAATATTGCAATTGTAGTAATAAACTTTTTCATAATTTCAATTTTAATTATTTTATTAATTCTGGTTAATATTCTTAGCATCAAGGCGAAAATCCAAATAAACAGGAAAGATATTCAATAAAAAAACGTTATCCAAACCACTTTCTTTTTATTTATTAATGTTCGGATTGACTTTTTTGTGCTTTTACCATCGCAGGCGTAACAACTGTTTTATTATTGCCCCAACTATTGTAAACATAGGTTAACACATTGGCAATTTCATCATCAGTTAAGTTTTGACTAGGCATCACACTGTTTATTTTTTTACCATTTACTGTAATTTCTCCACTTAAACCTTTTGTCACAACATCTATTGCTCGTTTTGGGTTCGCATTTAAATAATCTGATTTTGCCAAAGGAGGAAAAGCACCAGGAATTCCTTGCCCTTCAGATTGATGACAAGCAAAACAAGTAGTACTAAAAATGGCCTTACCTGCCGCAATTTGTTCGGGCACGGTTAATGCAACTTTTGCTTTTGCAACATCTTTTGCTTTTGGCATGGTTTGAATGGTTCCTCCTTCTGGCAAATAAATTCCTTCTTCTGTAGTTCCAGAATAAATGGTTTTGTCTGCAGGGCCTTCTACTTTTAACATACCCAAAGCTCCTTTATTAAAAGCTCTAAAAATAGAATGATCTACTAAAATAAAAGTGCCTGGTACGTCAACTTTAAATTCTACTATGGCAGCTCCTCCTGCAGGAATCATTGTTGTTTGAACATTTCTATTTATCATATCCCCTCCTTCGATAAAAACTTTATCAAAAATCTCTCCAATGACGTGAAAAGATGAAACTAAGTTAGGTCCACCGTTACCCATATAGATACGAACGGTCTCCCCTACTTTAGCAGTAATCGCTTTGTCTCCTGTTAAAGAACCTACTTTACCATTAAATACAACATAATCTGGCTCTTCTTTCACCGCTTTGTTCATATCGAAAGCTTGTAACCCTTGATCTCCATACTTACCTTGAGTATAGAAATCACCTTGCATAACGTAGTATTCTTTATCCACTGGAGGCAATCCTCCTTCTGGTTCAACCAAAATCAAACCATACATTCCGTTAGCAATGTGCATTCCAACCGGTGCAGTAGCGCAATGATACACGTACAAACCAGGATTTAAAGTTTTAAAATTAAACACTTTTTCATGACCTGGTGCTACTAATGACGATGCCGCTCCCCCACCTTGTCCAGTTACTGCATGCAAATCAATATTGTGAGACAACTTATTGTCCGGGTGATTTTCTAAGTGAAACTCTACCTCATCCCCAACTCGAGTTCTGATAAAGCTTCCTGGAACAGAGCCTCCAAATGTCCAGTATGTATATTTGGTTCCATCGACCATTTCTCCTTCTAATTCTTTAATCTCTAAATGGACAACCAATTTAGTAGCCTCTCTACTTCCTATTGGTTTAGGAACTAATGGAGGCGATGTTAATTCGGCCTCTTGTTGTCCTTCGACTTTGATATACTTGTTACTATCAGCATCACTACCCGAAGTATAATGATTGAATGCTAATAATCCTAACGAAAATGTTAAGCATACTGCTAAAACAATTTTGAATCGTTTGCCTTTTTGTTGTGTTGGTTTCATGATAGTATAGGTTTGATTAATTTAAATAAAAGATGAATTTGTCTTTTATTACGGTGTAAAATTAAATGAAGAATGATAAATAGATTATGATAAAAATCATGTTTTTAACTTTTTTTTAAGGCTTGTTATAAAAAAATAATAAGTAATACAATTAGTCCTATAGTAACGCTCAAACTTACTTTCCAAAACGAATTTGCTTTTTTTAATTCCATGAATTGAAAAGCCACAAGCAGAAATTTAGAAATGGACAATCCCATTATTAACGACACTACAAAAGTTGAAATCATCATGGAATTGACTATAAAAGCCGTAGTTAAAGTGAGTACTATCAAAATTCCGTATACAAATAATAGTGATTTTCTCATTTTTAAAATATTAAATAAAGTACTGGAAATACCAACAGCCAAATCAAATCGCACATGTGCCAAAAGGCAGCACAAGCTTCAACATCTTCAACAACGGTATCTGAATTATTTTTAGTCATTCCATAATTTGTCCAAGCCAAAATAACCAATCCCATAATGACATGTATAACATGAAATCCTGTTAACAACCAATAAAAAGTATAAAACATATTGGTATCTAATGAGATTCCACTTTCAATTTTATGGTAATATTCAATGCCTTTGAGTGCCAAGAATAAAAAACCGCCTAACATAGCCAAATTAAAGAACACTGACGATTTTTGAATATTACTTTCCTTAAATTGATGTACTGCATTGGCCATAAAAAAACCGCTAGTTAATAGGAAAACAGTATTTACAACACCAAAATTGGCATTTAATTGCATTCTAGACTGATGAAAAACCGTTGCGTTTTCTCTTCCATAATAGACAAAAGCAACTAATGCCATTCCGAAAGTCAACAACTCGAGAAAAATAATAATCCACATCAATATTCCTCCTGGCGGATAATAAATGCTTTTGTAATTTATTTTTAAGGTTTCCATTTGATTTTAGATTGTAGATTTTAGATTTTGTTAAAAGATAGAGAAATGATTAAAGATTTTAGATATTGAAAATCAGAGTCGACTATTGTTGCTTCTATTTTTAGATCATAGCAAAAAAGCAAAATCTTTTCCTTTAGCCTTGATTACTTGACTATTATTGTTATTTTCAAAGGAATTCAGCGAATTTCGTTTGCAGTAGAAATTCTTTTGTGCCGGTCCCGATAGCTATCGGGAGGCACAAAAGATTGCAACGAAAATCAGGAACCATATTATCTAAAAAGCCTATTCTTCTCGCTCTAAATTCTGAAATCTGCAATCTTAATTCTTAATTCTTTTTTACTCCCAATCCAATAAACGTTTTTCGCCTTCAATTTTTTTGATGTCTGTAATATCCTGAGACATTTCGATCACACCCTTGTAATTTTTGTTAGCATCCCTTACAGCAAAATAACGAATGTAAATCAGGCGCTCCTTATAGTTTATCCAAAAAGAAGACTCATTTTGGGTTCCTTTTCTAAATTCATCCAAGATTTTAAGAACAGTTCCTACGCTTTTTGGTGGGTGGCAAAATTTAACCTCACGACCAATGATTCCTGCACTTCTAGGAAATACCCGTTCTTCTCCTCTATTGTAGAAAATAACTTTGTCATTTTCGTCCACATAAGTCAAATCAAGCGGCATGGTTCTAAAAAGTAGATTTACCTGTTCGACAGTCATATATCCCTCGTCATATTGAGAAGTGTTTTCTAATGAAAAAGGCAATTCCCTAACGGTAAAATCTTCGGATGGATGAATGTATTCCTCTTTTAGGAAAGGCGGTGGCGTTTGTGATAGCATCCAGCCAATTTCTTCTTCTCCTTTGCGCATTTCTATCCAATCGTTTTCAGCTAAAAGTTCTAATGCATTTGGGAACAGCACGTTTTCTTCTACATTCATCAATCGGTAAATTCCATCTATCAAAAAAGGAGTGTTTGTTTCAATTCTTTCGGGATTATTCATTTTGAGATAATACTGAATCAAACGAAATTGTTCTCTCAAATTATCATGAAATGACCACATTCCCTGCGAAGGTCCAACCCAGCCTTTTTTTTCCAAAAAAGGAAAAAGCTGATTTTCTTTTCGAGCAAAACGTTTTTCTATCGTAAGCAACTGATTGAATATATTGGTGTATTTTGGCAAATCTATCAACGGATTTACCGCTTTAATTTCTTCCAAAAGATTTTCTATAATTTGTTTTTCTTGAAAGTAAATCCAAATAGGATGTCCATCGGGTAGTGCTGTGGTATTGGCTGTTTTTGTCATTGTAGTTATTTTCATTTTTGAACCATTCAACTTTATTGAAGCAAAATTTAAAACCATTAAGGCATTAAGAAAATTAAGCTTTTAGATATATTTTAAATCTTTTATCATTTATCTTAATGAAACTTAATACCTTAATGGTTCAATAAAAAAATGGTTTATTTAATTTTCATTTTTGGTGTTTTATCTTTTCGTATAATTTCACTAAAGATTGCAGCAACTCAACGGGAGTTGTTAAAATTTGATAGTGATTTTGCCCGAACATTTGTGGCAGATAATATTTAGCTTCGGCCTCGATGGCTAATGCATAGGAGTTGATATTTTTTGAGTTGAGTTCGCGAAGGGCTTGTTTCACATCATTGATTCCATATTTACCTTCGTATTTATCGTAATCATTGGGTTTCCCGTCAGAGATCAGGATGACCCATTTGTTTTTTGTACTTCGTTTGTCAAGTCGTGCTCCTGCGTGACGTAAAGCAGCTCCAATTCGGGTATAACCGCTGGGCTCTACTGCCCCTACTTTGTGTTTGGCGCTATTCCAGCTTTCGTCAAAATCTTTGAGGGTCAAGTAAGTTGAGTAATTTCTGGTTTTGGAATAAAAACTGTCTATCGAAAAGTCAATATTGAATTCGTTTAGGATTTCTCCAAACAAAATGGAAACCTCTTTTTCAACATCAATCACTCGATTTCCGGCGGCGTATCCATCGCTTGAAAGGCTGATATCCAGAAGCATTAGAATAGACAAATCCTTTTCGGTTTTTCTATTTGAAATATAAATTTTATCCGAAGGCGTCCTTTGAGAATGCACATCGACATACAAATCGGTGATCGCATCAATATCAAATTCATCGCCTTGCGATTGGCGTTTTCGCTGTTGCATCTTGTTATTGACGTTTGTAA includes these proteins:
- a CDS encoding SCO family protein — encoded protein: MKKIILGLGIILLGLQSCNSNKNQKNITDNNAIISNKITDLSIYNLPSKWTNQDGMQIEMKDLKGKVLVMVMIYTSCKSACPRLVADMRNIESRLPANIKDNVKLVLVSIDPEVDTPERLKSFSVENKMDGNQWVFLRSTEENTREFAAVLSVNYKKVSPMDFSHSNIISVFNAEGELAYQQEGLGVNSDETILKITEQAEKLN
- a CDS encoding formylglycine-generating enzyme family protein yields the protein MVTIKKGIYVPLYGTIDKKPVEVSSFIIDVYPVTNSQFLGFLKKNSQYNRSNIKGLFAEKSYLSQWKSDYDFGTANLPNAPVTNVSWFVAKKYCECQGKRLPTMDEWEYVAMADEKRIDARSKEEFNKYILSWYEKPKTYANPVGETFKNYWGVYDMHGLVWEWTSDFNSIFLSGESRKDKATDRNLFCGSGSINASDLMNYAAFMRYGFRASLKANYASRNLGFRCAKNIQK
- a CDS encoding c-type cytochrome, which translates into the protein MKKFITTIAIFGFAIHGFSQNVDKGKAVYAKTCIACHQATGSGIPGAFPPLAKSDYLNADVNRAIKQVIKGSNAPITVNGKKYTTPMPPQVLNDQEIADVLTYVYASWGNKKTIITLAMVKAQRK
- the nirK gene encoding copper-containing nitrite reductase produces the protein MKPTQQKGKRFKIVLAVCLTFSLGLLAFNHYTSGSDADSNKYIKVEGQQEAELTSPPLVPKPIGSREATKLVVHLEIKELEGEMVDGTKYTYWTFGGSVPGSFIRTRVGDEVEFHLENHPDNKLSHNIDLHAVTGQGGGAASSLVAPGHEKVFNFKTLNPGLYVYHCATAPVGMHIANGMYGLILVEPEGGLPPVDKEYYVMQGDFYTQGKYGDQGLQAFDMNKAVKEEPDYVVFNGKVGSLTGDKAITAKVGETVRIYMGNGGPNLVSSFHVIGEIFDKVFIEGGDMINRNVQTTMIPAGGAAIVEFKVDVPGTFILVDHSIFRAFNKGALGMLKVEGPADKTIYSGTTEEGIYLPEGGTIQTMPKAKDVAKAKVALTVPEQIAAGKAIFSTTCFACHQSEGQGIPGAFPPLAKSDYLNANPKRAIDVVTKGLSGEITVNGKKINSVMPSQNLTDDEIANVLTYVYNSWGNNKTVVTPAMVKAQKSQSEH
- a CDS encoding cytochrome C oxidase subunit IV family protein, whose product is MRKSLLFVYGILIVLTLTTAFIVNSMMISTFVVSLIMGLSISKFLLVAFQFMELKKANSFWKVSLSVTIGLIVLLIIFL
- a CDS encoding cytochrome c oxidase subunit 3, encoding METLKINYKSIYYPPGGILMWIIIFLELLTFGMALVAFVYYGRENATVFHQSRMQLNANFGVVNTVFLLTSGFFMANAVHQFKESNIQKSSVFFNLAMLGGFLFLALKGIEYYHKIESGISLDTNMFYTFYWLLTGFHVIHVIMGLVILAWTNYGMTKNNSDTVVEDVEACAAFWHMCDLIWLLVFPVLYLIF
- a CDS encoding DUF438 domain-containing protein, producing MKITTMTKTANTTALPDGHPIWIYFQEKQIIENLLEEIKAVNPLIDLPKYTNIFNQLLTIEKRFARKENQLFPFLEKKGWVGPSQGMWSFHDNLREQFRLIQYYLKMNNPERIETNTPFLIDGIYRLMNVEENVLFPNALELLAENDWIEMRKGEEEIGWMLSQTPPPFLKEEYIHPSEDFTVRELPFSLENTSQYDEGYMTVEQVNLLFRTMPLDLTYVDENDKVIFYNRGEERVFPRSAGIIGREVKFCHPPKSVGTVLKILDEFRKGTQNESSFWINYKERLIYIRYFAVRDANKNYKGVIEMSQDITDIKKIEGEKRLLDWE